One window from the genome of Rhodococcus sp. ABRD24 encodes:
- a CDS encoding type I polyketide synthase translates to MTGRDETAEDKLRRYLKRTAAELDSVTERVHEIEQRASEPIAIVGMACRFPGGIESPQKLWEFISEGEDAIAEVPSDRGWEPVPAPRFGGMITAVGDFDAGFFGISPREALAMDPQQRIMLEISWEALERSGFDPISLRGSGAGVFTGVGTVDYGPRPDEAPDDSLGYVGTGTAASVISGRVAYCLGLEGPAITVDTACSSGLTAVHLAMASLRRDECSLALAGGVTVMSSSGAFAEFQSQGGLAADGRCKPFSKSADGFGLAEGAGILVLQRLSEARREGRPILALLRGSAINQDGASNGLTAPSGPAQQRVIRRALEDAGVRAGDVDYVEAHGTGTRLGDPIEAHALLETYGTARESAHPLWIGSVKSNIGHTQAASGVAGLMKTVLAMRNSEIPPTLHFDEPSPHIDWDLGAVSVVAQARPWPTGERVRRAGVSAFGISGTNAHVIVEEAPSAATPVPVPDSGPVPLILSGRDEQALRMQAARLSEHIAQDPQNSLQDIGFTMSTRRSAWEYRAVVIGDRHDALAGLHSVAEGRSANGVVTGRARARGGVVMVFPGQGAQWQAMTRDLLRESPVFRESIRKCERALAPHVDWSLNDLLSNGHPLDRVDVVQPALFSVMVSLAALWRAHGVEPAAVVGHSQGEIAAAHIAGALSLEDAARLVAIRSRMLRRLGRQGAMAAFGLDTAEATARIEHFGGALSIASVNGPRSVVVAGAGESLDELIAECEAEGIMARRIPVDYASHTPQVESLREELLTELADLAPASASIPLYSTTTGRSIDTATMDADYWYANLREQVRFHAATRQLAEDGFDTFIEVSPHPVLTLSIEETLSIEETLGPAPSLGAGACVVGTLRRDHGSQADFHAAVGEAYVQGVEVDWRPAFGDARPVDLPVYPFQRSRFWMPAPTGGRVSSEDNWRYRVVWRTAEWTDAALTGCVLLVTGPKVPADWFAAVRNGLEQGGATVVDCAVESRAEVAEAVSSVAGAAVSTVVSMLGLIEDTEATEPCLDTLALVHALGAAGIDAPLWVLTRNGAQVAADDSVDPAQAMVSGACRVLGIEQPARWGGLVDLVAADDASIRSLTAVLANSRGEDQIAIRSDEITVARLVPAPAHSARTRWTPRGTVLVTGGTGGIGAQVARWLARSGAEHLVLLGRRGEDAPGAAALREELVALGVGVTIAACDVADRAQLAAVLAAERAAGRTIRAVLHAAGISRSTPIGDLTESEFAEIAAAKVSGTMNLDELCTELDVFVVFSSNAGVWGSPGLTAYAAANAFLDGFARRRSAAGAPILSIAWGLWAGQTMAGDEGGTYLRGQGLKAMDPHRAIEEMCLALDHGDTCVSVADMNWRRFIELITAARRRPLFDDLTDAEPDIAQKEQPPALAQQLAALSAPERRQFLARIVHAEVAAVLGHAEDAAIDQHRAFRDLGFDSMTAIDLRNRLAAATGVREAATVVFDHPTVAQLTGHYLEQLVAPSAADPDPVRDRHRKDEVDDPIAIVGMACRFPGGVHNPEGLWHFISESGDAVTEMPSDRGWDLDALFDPDPERRGTSYSRHGAFLCGAADFDAAFFGISPREALAMDPQQRQVLETIWELFENAGIAPDSLRGSDTGIFLGAAYQGYGQDAEVPESSEGYLLTGSSSAVVSGRVAYVLGLAGPAVTIDTACSSSLVALHLAGNALRAGDCSLAVAGGVSVMAGPGVFTEFSRQGALAADGRCKPFSDDADGFGFAEGVAVVLLERLSDAVRAGRSVLGVVAGSAINQDGASNGLAAPSGVAQQRVIRQAWERAGVSGADVAVVEAHGTGTRLGDTVEASAVLATYGQRRGSAAPLLLGSVKSNIGHAQAAAGVAGVIKMVLGLGRGLVPPMLCHGERSTLIDWSAGEVELAETLSPWPAAADGVRRAGVSAFGVSGTNAHVIIAEPPEHQPLPGSGPCGVLSVAESMPVLLSAKTETALAALAQRLETEVTASVPVTVLASALATRRAHLPCRAVLAADDHEQLRSRLRAVAERSTAPGIVTGTAVAESGVVFVFPGQGAQWAGMAQDLLGVAAFADTIAVCDTVLADLAGYTVTDVLCRHADAPGFDRVDVVQPVLFSVMVALARLWQACGVSPVAVIGHSQGEIAAAVVAGALSLEDGLLVVTRRAQAIRTLAGTGCMVALATSPGRAHELIDGLSDRISIAAINSPVSVVTSGDPQALAELVIRCERAGVRATTLPVDYASHSSHVDRIRDAVLADLGGVVPRRAKLPIYSTLHGQRRDDVPMDSQYWYANLRSPVRFEEAILSAVADGHRTFVEVSPHPVLTTAVQESAEGTIAIGSLHRDSGTGHLLSELARAHVHGVPVDWRAMFPTAPTVPLPNYPFEHQRYWLASAPSEQVADLRYRVDWRALATTAVTLGGSYLVFGSAPESLTRAIESAGGHVVPIASVEAEALTAALDALQGGITAALSLCADIATHLSVYQLLDAADVRAPLWLVTRHGVSLSEHDLIDPEQAMVWGMGRVIGLETPQRWGGLIDVPAEPGREDIEAFVACLGGDDDEDQIAIRDQNRYVRRLVRAPLPVRESRWEPEGAALITGGTGALGGHVARFLASCGIGDLVLVSRRGIGAPGAAELETDLVALGAKTTIAACDVTDRTQLSTLLEDLRRQGRPVRTVVHAAGVPESRPLHDIDGDALDSVCAAKVTGARLLDELCSDADTFVLFSSGAGVWGSARLGGYAAANAYLDALALRRRAEGRRATSIAWGAWAGEGMATGDVEGLTRRGLRPMAPERALRALRQALDNDDTCVSIADVDWERFAIGFTAARPRPLLDELLTFPKAVSASSAALAQVTVSAERVLELTHEHVAAVLGHAHRDAVGLDQPFTELGFDSLSAVGLRNQLQDATGLSLPTTLVFEHPSVRQLADHIRERLDTGTSALATVASGMLRSGYQQAARSGRVRSYIDLLAEFSEFREHFEDAAGLDHPLELVTMADGPGPVTVICCAGTAPTSGLHEFTRLAGTLSDTTPVRALRQPGYEEGEPLPSSLEAVLSVQADTVLEAQGGKPFILAGHSAGALMAYALATELADRGHPPMGVVLIDVYPPGYQQAVHAWLDQLTAALFDREMVRMNDTRLTAMGAYDRLTSGQLQLRNSRLPTLLVRADEPMGPWPDDSWRSTWPFAHDIADVPGDHFTMIQEHADAIARHIVAWLTERNT, encoded by the coding sequence ATGACCGGGCGCGACGAAACAGCCGAGGACAAGCTCCGGCGCTACCTCAAACGCACTGCTGCCGAACTCGACTCCGTCACCGAGCGCGTGCACGAGATCGAACAGCGAGCGAGTGAGCCTATTGCGATCGTCGGGATGGCATGTCGATTCCCCGGCGGCATCGAATCACCGCAAAAGCTATGGGAATTCATATCCGAAGGTGAAGACGCGATCGCGGAGGTCCCGTCGGACCGCGGCTGGGAGCCGGTTCCGGCCCCCCGGTTCGGTGGCATGATCACAGCGGTAGGTGATTTCGACGCGGGGTTCTTCGGTATCTCGCCACGCGAGGCGCTCGCGATGGACCCGCAGCAGCGAATCATGCTGGAGATCTCCTGGGAGGCGTTGGAACGCTCCGGATTCGATCCGATATCACTGCGCGGCAGCGGGGCCGGAGTATTCACCGGTGTCGGAACTGTCGACTACGGACCACGACCGGACGAGGCTCCCGACGACTCGCTCGGTTACGTCGGCACGGGAACCGCCGCGAGTGTCATCTCCGGCCGAGTGGCCTACTGCCTGGGATTGGAGGGCCCGGCGATCACGGTCGACACGGCCTGCTCGTCCGGCCTCACCGCCGTGCACCTGGCGATGGCGTCATTACGCCGGGATGAATGCAGCCTTGCGCTCGCCGGCGGTGTGACGGTAATGAGCAGTTCCGGTGCGTTTGCCGAGTTCCAAAGCCAGGGCGGACTTGCAGCGGACGGCCGATGCAAACCGTTCTCGAAGTCCGCGGACGGATTCGGTTTGGCGGAGGGCGCCGGCATTCTGGTACTGCAACGCCTTTCGGAGGCCAGGAGAGAAGGCAGGCCGATACTGGCGTTGCTGCGCGGCTCGGCGATCAATCAGGATGGCGCCAGCAACGGGCTGACCGCGCCGAGCGGACCCGCACAGCAGCGGGTGATCCGTCGCGCACTGGAGGATGCCGGCGTCCGGGCTGGTGATGTCGACTACGTGGAAGCCCACGGTACCGGCACGAGACTCGGCGACCCGATCGAAGCCCATGCCCTGCTGGAGACCTATGGCACTGCCCGGGAATCGGCGCATCCGTTGTGGATCGGATCGGTCAAATCCAACATCGGTCATACCCAGGCTGCATCGGGTGTGGCCGGATTGATGAAAACTGTTTTGGCGATGAGGAATTCAGAGATTCCGCCAACGCTGCACTTCGATGAACCTTCTCCGCATATCGATTGGGACCTCGGAGCGGTGTCGGTAGTCGCACAGGCTCGGCCCTGGCCGACCGGGGAGCGAGTGCGTCGTGCGGGCGTCTCGGCCTTCGGTATCAGCGGTACCAATGCACACGTGATCGTCGAAGAGGCGCCGAGTGCGGCGACGCCTGTGCCGGTCCCCGATTCGGGGCCGGTACCGCTGATACTCTCCGGCCGCGACGAGCAGGCGCTCCGGATGCAGGCGGCTCGACTGTCCGAGCATATTGCTCAGGATCCTCAGAACTCTTTGCAGGACATCGGGTTTACGATGTCCACCCGTCGAAGTGCCTGGGAATATCGAGCCGTGGTCATCGGTGACCGCCATGACGCGCTCGCCGGACTTCATTCGGTGGCCGAAGGTCGGTCGGCCAATGGGGTGGTCACGGGACGGGCTCGCGCCCGAGGCGGCGTTGTGATGGTATTTCCCGGGCAGGGCGCGCAATGGCAGGCAATGACGCGGGATCTGCTCCGGGAGTCGCCGGTGTTCCGAGAGTCGATCCGCAAGTGCGAACGTGCCCTCGCCCCCCACGTCGACTGGTCGCTGAACGATCTGCTGTCCAACGGGCATCCGCTGGACCGGGTGGATGTCGTGCAGCCTGCATTGTTTTCGGTCATGGTGTCGTTGGCGGCGCTGTGGCGAGCCCATGGGGTAGAGCCGGCGGCGGTCGTTGGCCACTCTCAGGGCGAAATCGCCGCCGCGCATATCGCCGGGGCACTGTCCCTGGAGGACGCTGCGAGGCTGGTCGCGATCCGCAGCCGGATGCTGCGGCGCCTCGGCAGGCAGGGCGCGATGGCAGCATTCGGCCTGGATACTGCAGAGGCCACCGCACGGATCGAACACTTCGGGGGCGCGTTGTCCATCGCGTCCGTCAACGGCCCTCGATCGGTAGTTGTGGCGGGTGCCGGCGAATCACTGGACGAGCTGATCGCCGAGTGCGAGGCAGAAGGCATCATGGCCCGCCGAATCCCGGTCGACTACGCCTCGCACACGCCGCAGGTGGAGTCGCTGCGCGAGGAGTTGCTGACCGAGCTGGCCGATCTCGCCCCAGCCTCGGCGAGCATCCCGCTGTACTCGACCACGACGGGCCGGTCCATCGACACCGCCACGATGGATGCCGACTACTGGTATGCAAACCTGCGCGAGCAGGTGCGCTTCCACGCTGCGACCAGGCAGTTGGCAGAGGACGGTTTCGACACATTCATCGAGGTCAGTCCACACCCGGTGTTGACGCTGAGCATCGAGGAAACGCTGAGCATCGAGGAGACACTGGGCCCGGCGCCATCACTCGGCGCCGGGGCCTGTGTGGTGGGAACGCTGCGCCGCGACCACGGCAGCCAGGCCGATTTCCATGCCGCCGTGGGCGAGGCCTATGTGCAGGGCGTGGAGGTGGACTGGCGCCCCGCCTTCGGTGATGCCCGGCCGGTGGACCTGCCTGTGTACCCATTCCAGCGGAGCCGGTTCTGGATGCCGGCACCCACCGGCGGTCGGGTGAGTTCGGAAGACAACTGGCGTTACCGGGTGGTCTGGCGAACCGCCGAGTGGACGGATGCAGCGCTCACCGGGTGCGTTCTACTTGTGACCGGGCCGAAAGTACCCGCCGACTGGTTCGCCGCCGTCCGAAACGGCCTCGAGCAAGGTGGCGCGACGGTCGTGGACTGTGCCGTGGAATCCCGCGCCGAGGTCGCCGAGGCTGTGTCGTCTGTCGCTGGCGCAGCCGTATCCACCGTGGTGTCGATGCTGGGGCTGATCGAGGATACCGAGGCCACCGAACCCTGCCTCGATACGCTCGCACTGGTCCACGCGCTGGGCGCTGCCGGAATCGATGCACCGTTGTGGGTGCTCACTCGAAATGGTGCGCAGGTTGCTGCTGACGACAGCGTCGACCCAGCCCAAGCCATGGTGTCCGGGGCCTGCCGCGTGCTCGGTATCGAGCAACCCGCTCGGTGGGGCGGCTTGGTGGATCTGGTCGCAGCCGACGATGCTTCGATCCGTTCGCTGACCGCCGTACTCGCCAACTCGCGCGGGGAGGATCAGATTGCGATCCGGTCCGATGAGATCACGGTTGCCCGACTCGTCCCCGCCCCTGCTCACTCCGCTCGAACCCGATGGACCCCACGCGGAACCGTGCTCGTCACCGGGGGCACCGGCGGGATCGGAGCGCAGGTGGCGCGCTGGCTGGCGCGTTCGGGCGCCGAACACCTGGTCCTCCTCGGACGGCGGGGCGAAGACGCACCCGGCGCGGCTGCGCTGAGAGAGGAGTTGGTCGCGCTCGGTGTCGGGGTGACCATCGCGGCCTGCGACGTTGCGGACCGGGCGCAACTGGCGGCCGTGCTGGCCGCCGAACGCGCTGCTGGGCGCACGATCCGCGCGGTATTGCATGCTGCGGGAATCTCGCGATCGACACCGATCGGGGATCTCACCGAATCGGAGTTCGCCGAGATCGCTGCCGCCAAGGTGAGCGGCACGATGAACCTCGACGAGCTGTGCACGGAGCTCGATGTTTTCGTGGTGTTCTCTTCGAACGCAGGTGTCTGGGGCAGCCCCGGACTGACCGCCTATGCGGCCGCCAACGCCTTCCTCGATGGTTTCGCGCGGCGACGGAGCGCAGCAGGCGCGCCGATCCTGTCAATCGCCTGGGGGCTGTGGGCCGGGCAGACCATGGCTGGTGACGAAGGTGGCACCTACCTGCGTGGTCAGGGGCTGAAGGCGATGGATCCGCACCGTGCGATAGAAGAAATGTGCCTTGCCCTGGATCACGGCGATACCTGCGTATCCGTCGCAGACATGAACTGGCGTCGATTCATCGAGCTGATCACCGCGGCCCGGCGCCGGCCGCTGTTCGACGACCTCACGGATGCTGAACCCGACATCGCCCAGAAAGAGCAGCCACCGGCTCTCGCGCAACAACTTGCAGCACTATCGGCGCCCGAGCGCCGCCAGTTCCTGGCGCGGATCGTCCACGCCGAGGTCGCCGCCGTGCTCGGCCATGCGGAGGACGCGGCGATCGATCAACACCGGGCCTTCCGGGACTTGGGCTTCGATTCGATGACCGCCATCGATTTGCGCAACCGGCTGGCTGCGGCGACCGGCGTGAGAGAAGCCGCGACCGTGGTCTTCGACCATCCGACTGTCGCTCAGCTCACCGGGCACTATCTGGAACAGCTCGTGGCGCCGTCGGCGGCAGATCCGGACCCGGTTCGCGACCGCCACCGGAAAGACGAGGTCGACGACCCGATTGCCATCGTTGGGATGGCCTGCCGCTTCCCCGGCGGCGTGCACAACCCAGAGGGACTCTGGCACTTCATCAGCGAAAGTGGCGACGCAGTCACCGAGATGCCATCCGATCGGGGCTGGGATCTGGATGCACTGTTCGATCCCGACCCCGAGCGTCGCGGTACCAGCTATTCTCGTCATGGCGCATTCCTCTGTGGCGCCGCCGATTTCGATGCGGCATTCTTCGGGATCTCGCCGCGCGAGGCGTTGGCGATGGATCCGCAGCAACGTCAGGTGCTGGAAACGATCTGGGAGCTGTTCGAGAACGCCGGAATCGCTCCGGATTCGTTGCGGGGCAGCGACACCGGGATCTTCCTCGGTGCCGCGTATCAGGGCTATGGTCAAGATGCTGAGGTGCCCGAAAGCAGCGAAGGTTACTTGCTCACCGGCAGCTCCTCCGCGGTGGTCTCCGGCCGAGTGGCGTATGTGCTGGGTTTGGCGGGGCCAGCGGTCACGATCGACACCGCTTGTTCATCCTCGCTGGTGGCACTGCATCTGGCCGGTAACGCACTTCGCGCGGGTGATTGCTCGCTGGCGGTCGCCGGCGGCGTCTCGGTGATGGCGGGGCCCGGAGTGTTCACCGAATTCTCTCGTCAGGGGGCATTGGCCGCCGATGGCCGGTGTAAGCCCTTCTCCGACGATGCTGACGGCTTCGGCTTCGCTGAAGGTGTTGCGGTGGTCCTGCTCGAGCGGTTGTCGGATGCTGTGCGAGCGGGCAGGTCGGTTCTGGGTGTGGTTGCGGGATCGGCGATCAATCAGGATGGTGCCAGTAATGGGCTTGCGGCGCCGAGTGGTGTTGCGCAGCAACGGGTGATTCGTCAAGCGTGGGAGCGGGCCGGTGTTTCGGGCGCGGATGTCGCCGTCGTGGAGGCGCATGGGACGGGTACCCGGCTGGGCGATACCGTGGAGGCGTCCGCTGTGCTGGCCACTTACGGCCAGAGGCGTGGATCTGCGGCACCGCTCCTGCTCGGGTCGGTGAAGTCCAATATCGGTCATGCGCAGGCGGCTGCTGGTGTCGCGGGTGTGATCAAGATGGTTCTCGGGCTGGGCCGGGGTCTGGTTCCGCCGATGCTGTGTCATGGCGAGCGCTCGACGCTGATCGACTGGTCTGCGGGTGAGGTCGAGTTGGCTGAGACTCTGAGCCCGTGGCCTGCGGCTGCGGATGGGGTGCGCCGTGCGGGTGTGTCGGCGTTCGGTGTGAGTGGGACGAATGCTCATGTGATCATCGCCGAACCTCCTGAGCATCAACCTCTTCCGGGATCGGGTCCGTGCGGTGTGCTGAGTGTGGCCGAGTCGATGCCGGTGTTGTTGTCGGCGAAGACCGAGACAGCGCTGGCCGCCCTCGCGCAGCGCCTCGAGACGGAGGTGACCGCATCGGTGCCGGTGACGGTGCTGGCCTCCGCACTGGCAACTCGGCGCGCTCACCTGCCCTGTCGCGCGGTCCTGGCGGCCGACGACCATGAACAACTCCGGAGCCGATTGCGGGCTGTGGCGGAGCGGTCGACGGCTCCCGGCATCGTCACCGGAACCGCGGTGGCCGAGTCCGGTGTGGTGTTCGTCTTCCCGGGCCAGGGTGCGCAATGGGCTGGGATGGCTCAGGATTTGCTGGGTGTTGCGGCTTTCGCTGACACCATCGCTGTGTGCGATACCGTGTTGGCCGATCTTGCCGGGTACACGGTGACCGATGTCCTGTGTCGGCATGCCGATGCTCCCGGCTTCGACCGGGTCGATGTGGTTCAGCCGGTGTTGTTTTCGGTGATGGTTGCTCTTGCGCGTCTGTGGCAGGCCTGTGGCGTCAGTCCCGTTGCTGTCATCGGTCATTCCCAAGGGGAGATTGCTGCTGCCGTTGTGGCGGGTGCCCTGTCCTTGGAGGACGGTCTGCTCGTGGTGACTCGACGGGCTCAGGCCATTCGCACACTGGCAGGCACGGGCTGCATGGTCGCGCTGGCCACTTCTCCTGGTCGCGCCCACGAGTTGATCGATGGCTTGTCCGACCGAATCTCGATCGCCGCGATCAACTCGCCAGTCTCGGTGGTGACATCCGGTGATCCGCAAGCACTAGCCGAGCTCGTCATCCGTTGCGAGCGTGCGGGAGTGCGCGCCACGACCTTGCCGGTCGACTACGCTTCCCACTCATCTCATGTCGATCGGATCCGAGATGCAGTCCTCGCCGATCTCGGCGGCGTCGTCCCGCGGAGGGCGAAGCTTCCGATCTATTCCACGTTGCACGGTCAGCGCCGGGACGATGTGCCCATGGACTCGCAGTACTGGTATGCCAATTTGCGATCGCCAGTGCGGTTCGAGGAGGCGATCCTGTCCGCCGTCGCCGACGGCCACCGCACTTTCGTCGAAGTGAGCCCACACCCAGTGCTCACTACAGCGGTGCAGGAGAGCGCCGAGGGCACCATCGCGATCGGTTCTCTGCACCGCGACAGCGGTACCGGGCATCTGCTCAGCGAACTCGCCCGCGCGCACGTCCACGGTGTCCCCGTGGATTGGCGGGCCATGTTCCCCACCGCACCCACTGTGCCGCTGCCCAACTACCCATTCGAGCACCAGAGGTACTGGCTTGCCTCGGCACCGTCCGAGCAGGTGGCCGATCTTCGGTACCGCGTCGACTGGCGAGCACTTGCAACGACTGCGGTGACTCTGGGCGGCAGCTATCTCGTCTTCGGATCGGCACCGGAGTCATTGACCCGCGCGATCGAATCGGCGGGCGGCCACGTCGTCCCGATCGCGTCCGTGGAAGCCGAAGCACTCACCGCAGCACTGGACGCGCTGCAAGGCGGAATCACAGCCGCGCTCTCACTTTGCGCCGACATCGCTACGCATCTCTCGGTGTACCAACTGCTGGATGCGGCCGACGTACGCGCTCCGCTCTGGTTGGTAACCCGCCACGGGGTCAGCCTGAGCGAACACGACCTGATCGATCCCGAGCAGGCGATGGTGTGGGGTATGGGTCGGGTCATCGGCCTCGAGACTCCGCAACGGTGGGGCGGTCTGATCGATGTGCCCGCCGAACCCGGGCGCGAGGACATCGAAGCGTTCGTCGCCTGCCTCGGTGGGGACGACGACGAAGACCAGATCGCCATACGGGACCAGAACCGCTATGTTCGACGACTCGTCCGTGCCCCGCTCCCCGTCCGTGAATCCCGTTGGGAACCAGAGGGCGCAGCGCTGATCACCGGAGGGACCGGAGCGCTCGGTGGACATGTGGCACGGTTTCTCGCCAGCTGCGGTATCGGAGATCTCGTACTGGTCAGCAGACGCGGCATCGGCGCACCCGGCGCAGCCGAACTCGAAACCGACCTGGTCGCACTCGGCGCCAAGACGACCATCGCGGCGTGTGATGTCACCGATCGGACACAACTGAGCACACTGCTGGAAGATCTACGCAGGCAGGGGCGTCCAGTGCGGACAGTCGTACACGCTGCCGGCGTGCCCGAATCACGTCCCCTGCATGACATCGACGGCGACGCGCTGGATTCGGTCTGTGCGGCGAAGGTGACCGGAGCGCGACTACTCGACGAGCTGTGCTCGGACGCCGACACCTTCGTCCTGTTTTCCTCCGGCGCGGGTGTCTGGGGGAGCGCAAGACTTGGAGGCTACGCCGCGGCGAATGCTTACCTCGATGCCCTCGCTCTCCGTCGTCGCGCCGAAGGACGGAGGGCGACCTCCATCGCATGGGGAGCCTGGGCGGGTGAGGGCATGGCCACCGGCGACGTCGAGGGGCTTACTCGGCGAGGCCTGCGCCCGATGGCGCCCGAACGAGCCCTGCGGGCACTACGACAGGCGCTGGACAACGACGACACATGCGTGTCGATTGCCGATGTCGATTGGGAGCGTTTCGCCATCGGCTTCACCGCCGCTCGACCGCGGCCGCTGCTCGACGAACTGCTCACGTTCCCGAAGGCCGTTTCCGCTTCCTCCGCGGCCCTGGCACAGGTGACGGTGTCCGCCGAGCGGGTGCTCGAACTCACGCATGAACATGTGGCGGCGGTCCTCGGTCACGCCCACCGGGATGCGGTGGGGTTGGACCAGCCGTTCACCGAGCTCGGGTTCGACTCCTTGTCCGCGGTCGGACTGCGTAACCAGTTGCAGGATGCCACTGGGCTCTCGCTCCCCACGACACTGGTGTTCGAACACCCCTCGGTCCGTCAGCTCGCCGACCACATCAGAGAGCGGCTCGACACCGGAACATCAGCTCTGGCAACGGTTGCGAGCGGAATGCTGCGCTCCGGCTACCAGCAGGCCGCCCGGTCGGGCCGGGTCCGGTCCTATATCGATCTCCTGGCTGAATTCTCCGAGTTCCGTGAGCACTTCGAGGATGCCGCAGGATTGGATCACCCGCTCGAGCTGGTGACCATGGCTGACGGGCCCGGCCCGGTGACGGTGATCTGCTGCGCGGGAACCGCTCCAACCTCCGGCCTCCACGAGTTCACCAGGCTCGCTGGCACGCTGAGCGACACCACACCGGTACGCGCGTTGCGGCAGCCGGGATACGAAGAAGGCGAGCCGTTGCCATCTTCGCTCGAGGCTGTGCTGAGCGTGCAGGCCGACACCGTCCTCGAAGCGCAAGGTGGCAAGCCGTTCATCCTGGCCGGTCATTCGGCGGGCGCGCTGATGGCCTACGCGTTGGCGACCGAACTGGCGGACCGTGGGCACCCGCCGATGGGCGTCGTGCTCATCGACGTCTACCCGCCCGGATATCAGCAGGCGGTGCACGCCTGGCTGGACCAGCTGACTGCGGCATTGTTCGACCGCGAAATGGTCCGGATGAACGACACTCGGCTCACGGCCATGGGTGCCTACGACCGCCTCACCAGTGGTCAGCTGCAGCTTCGCAACAGCAGGCTACCTACGCTCCTGGTCCGCGCCGACGAGCCGATGGGGCCCTGGCCGGACGACAGCTGGAGATCGACCTGGCCGTTCGCTCACGACATTGCGGATGTACCAGGCGACCACTTCACGATGATCCAGGAGCATGCCGACGCTATCGCGAGGCATATCGTTGCCTGGCTGACCGAGAGGAACACATGA